Proteins encoded together in one Lathyrus oleraceus cultivar Zhongwan6 chromosome 5, CAAS_Psat_ZW6_1.0, whole genome shotgun sequence window:
- the LOC127078391 gene encoding protein TAPETUM DETERMINANT 1, protein MEPKRVIVIVTVFLLFSIGFLATLTGFWGGARSGTLVSFSFLFGSEEGTNYTLLHTPHRKLLPRPGTEKVEPNRIWGEKCTKSDIVINQGSTAPLPSGIPTYTVEIMNMCVSGCDISAIHLRCGWFSSARLINPKLFKRLRYNDCLVNDGRPLVNGGTVSFQYANTYLYPLSVSSVVCV, encoded by the exons ATGGAACCCAAACGCGTTATCGTCATCGTCACCGTCTTCCTACTATTCTCCATCGGATTTCTTGCTACTCTTACTG GATTTTGGGGTGGGGCTCGCTCTGGAACGTTGGTGTCCTTTTCATTCTTGTTTGGATCAGAGGAAGGAACAAACTACACACTCCTTCATACTCCTCATCGTAAACTTCTCCCTCGTCCTG GTACTGAGAAGGTGGAGCCAAACCGAATATGGGGTGAGAAATGCACGAAATCAGACATTGTGATCAATCAAGGCTCAACAGCACCACTCCCGAGTGGAATACCAACATACACAGTAGAAATCATGAACATGTGTGTAAGTGGATGTGACATCTCTGCTATACACCTTCGATGTGGGTGGTTCAGCTCAGCACGTCTGATCAATCCAAAGCTCTTCAAACGCCTCCGTTACAATGACTGCCTTGTCAATGATGGCAGACCATTAGTCAATGGTGGCACTGTTTCTTTTCAGTATGCTAATACCTATCTCTATCCTCTCTCAGTTTCCTCTGTGGTATGCGTTTGA